In the genome of Myxococcales bacterium, one region contains:
- a CDS encoding acetyl-CoA C-acetyltransferase yields the protein MSVAYIIDAVRTPRGRGKAGKGALSSIHPQELVAQTLNQLPKRVGLRAEDVEDVVIGCVSQVKEQGACIARNSILAADWPETVTGVTLNRFCGSGLQAVNFAAMGVMAGQQDLVVGGGVESMSRVPMGSDEAMIDGLNLKLRKRLFQVPQGISADLIATLDGVTREDLDRFAVQSQANAARAIAEKRFAKSLFSVVDDDGKIVLERDEHPRPGATIESLAGLEPSFVMMGAAPFGPNGETLDQLALSRYPAVKEIKHLHHAGNSSGIVDGAALVLLASEGYVKKSGLKPRAKIRSVATYGAEPVIMLTAPTPASEAALKKAGMNAKDIDLWEINEAFAVVPLNTIRRLEIDPARVNVNGGAIALGHPLGATGAALLGTALDELERSGKATALITLCIGGGMGIATIIERV from the coding sequence ATGTCCGTTGCCTACATCATCGACGCAGTCCGAACCCCCCGCGGCCGCGGCAAAGCCGGCAAAGGCGCGCTCAGTAGCATTCACCCCCAGGAGCTCGTCGCTCAGACGTTGAACCAACTGCCGAAGCGCGTCGGGCTGCGCGCCGAAGACGTCGAGGACGTCGTGATCGGCTGTGTGTCGCAGGTGAAGGAGCAGGGGGCGTGCATCGCCCGTAACTCGATCTTGGCCGCCGACTGGCCCGAGACAGTGACCGGCGTCACCCTGAATCGCTTCTGCGGCTCCGGTCTCCAGGCCGTGAACTTTGCGGCCATGGGCGTGATGGCCGGACAGCAAGATCTGGTCGTCGGCGGTGGCGTCGAGAGCATGTCGCGCGTACCCATGGGCTCCGACGAGGCCATGATCGACGGCCTCAATCTGAAGCTCCGCAAGCGTCTGTTTCAGGTGCCACAGGGCATCAGTGCCGACCTGATTGCCACGCTGGACGGCGTCACCCGCGAGGACCTCGATCGCTTTGCGGTGCAGAGCCAGGCAAACGCAGCCCGGGCGATTGCAGAAAAACGCTTTGCAAAGAGCCTGTTTTCGGTGGTCGACGACGACGGCAAGATCGTCCTCGAACGTGACGAACACCCGCGGCCCGGCGCCACGATCGAGAGTCTGGCGGGACTCGAGCCGTCGTTCGTGATGATGGGTGCGGCCCCTTTCGGCCCGAACGGTGAGACCCTCGACCAGCTGGCGCTGTCGCGTTACCCCGCCGTCAAGGAGATCAAGCACCTGCATCACGCCGGAAACTCCAGCGGCATCGTCGACGGCGCTGCGCTCGTGCTCCTCGCCTCGGAAGGCTACGTGAAGAAAAGTGGGCTCAAGCCGAGAGCCAAGATCCGGTCAGTCGCCACCTACGGTGCAGAGCCCGTCATCATGTTGACCGCGCCGACACCTGCCTCGGAGGCGGCGTTGAAGAAGGCCGGCATGAACGCCAAGGACATCGATCTGTGGGAGATCAACGAGGCCTTCGCGGTGGTCCCGCTCAACACCATTCGCCGCCTCGAGATCGATCCGGCGCGAGTGAACGTCAACGGCGGTGCCATTGCACTCGGTCACCCTCTCGGCGCCACGGGCGCCGCGCTGCTCGGTACCGCCCTCGACGAGCTCGAGCGCTCCGGCAAGGCCACGGCGCTCATCACACTCTGCATCGGCGGTGGCATGGGCATCGCCACCATCATCGAGCGGGTCTGA
- a CDS encoding SGNH/GDSL hydrolase family protein, translating to MHIFAATLLAIVVLVLGAPRQSDAPPGRRYVVAAIGDSLTDTRAGGGKYMKALAERCPESRFDAYGVGGQRTDHMRWRFTEDLFGESTPWIKRPHYTHVIILGGVNDLAAASLSEARIGRIRGNLSYMYRTGRKRGLSVVALTIAPWGRLRGVDDKRVQATEALNTWIREQGTTGEVDQVVDIHPSLSCGDSQLLCPKYRRFANDHIHWGTQGHEVVAQALAKHVFSDCR from the coding sequence GTGCACATATTTGCTGCCACCCTCCTGGCCATCGTCGTGCTGGTACTGGGTGCGCCGCGGCAGTCGGACGCGCCCCCGGGTCGCCGCTACGTGGTCGCCGCGATCGGGGACTCCCTGACCGACACCCGCGCCGGGGGTGGCAAGTACATGAAGGCGCTTGCGGAGCGCTGCCCCGAGAGTCGCTTCGACGCCTACGGTGTCGGCGGGCAGCGTACCGATCACATGCGCTGGCGCTTCACCGAGGATTTGTTCGGCGAGAGCACGCCATGGATCAAGCGCCCGCACTACACCCACGTCATCATTCTGGGTGGTGTGAACGATCTCGCTGCGGCCTCATTGAGCGAGGCGCGCATCGGACGCATCCGCGGCAATCTGTCGTACATGTACCGAACCGGCCGCAAACGCGGGCTATCGGTGGTCGCGCTGACGATTGCGCCTTGGGGGCGCCTGCGCGGAGTCGACGACAAACGCGTGCAGGCGACCGAGGCGCTGAACACGTGGATCCGGGAGCAAGGGACGACGGGTGAGGTAGACCAGGTCGTTGACATCCACCCCAGTCTGAGCTGCGGTGATTCGCAGTTGTTGTGTCCCAAGTATCGGCGTTTTGCCAACGACCACATTCA